In Mycobacterium sp. ITM-2016-00317, the genomic window GATCAGGTGCGCGAGATCGCCGAGACCAAGAAGGAAGACCTGAACGCCAACGACATCGATCAGGCCGCCAAGATCATCGCCGGCACCGCCCGGTCGATGGGGATCACGGTCGAATAAGACCGCATCCCGTGGAAGGGCTGGCATCGGCCCGCACCACAACCTCTGAACCAGGGAGATAGCAATGAGCAAGAACAGCAAGGCATACAAGGAAGCCGCCGAGAAGGTGGACCGCACCCGGCTCTACTCGCCGCTCGAGGCCGCGAAGCTGGCCAAGGAGACGTCGTCGAAGAAGCAGGACGCCACCGTCGAGGTCGCGATCCGGCTGGGCGTGGACCCCCGCAAGGCCGACCAGATGGTCCGCGGCACCGTGAACCTGCCGCACGGCACCGGTAAGACCGCTCGCGTGGCGGTGTTCGCCGTTGGCGACAAGGCCGAGCAGGCGCAGGCCGCAGGCGCCGACATCGTCGGCAGCGACGACCTGATCGAGCAGATCCAGGGCGGCATGCTGGACTTCGACGCCGCGATCGCGACGCCGGACCAGATGGCCAAGGTCGGGCGTATCGCCCGCATCCTCGGCCCCCGTGGTCTGATGCCCAACCCGAAGACGGGCACCGTGACCCCGGACGTGGCCAAGGCCGTCGCCGACATCAAGGGCGGCAAGATCAACTTCCGCGTCGACAAGCAGGCCAACCTGCACTTCGTGATCGGCAAGGCGTCCTTCGACGAGAACAAGCTCGCCGAGAACTACGGCGCCGCGCTCGACGAGGTGCTGCGCGCCAAGCCGTCCTCGTCGAAGGGCCGTTACCTGAAGAAGGTCGTCGTCTCCACCACCACGGGCCCGGGCATCCCGGTGGACCCGTCGGTGACCCGTAATTTCACGGAGGAGTAGGCGGAGCCGGATCCGACCATCGGGCCGGAGGAGTAGGCGGAGCCGGATCCGACCAGCTTGAACAACGAGAAACCCCGCACCGTGAGGTGCGGGGTTTTCTCGTGGGGCGGAGTTTCGGAGGGTGCTCCTCAGTCGCCGGCTTCGGGCCCGCCCGAGCGCCGCCCCCCACGAACGGAAACTCGGGCTGACGGCCACAGGTCGTCGGCATCCCCCCAGACCACCGACCGCGTCACGGCGACCGAAGAGCACCCTCCCCAGCAACATATCATCGACGGCGTAGATTTGCGCAGCGACCATGCGGAATCGGAAAATAGCCAGTAAACGCAACGATTTCAGCTGATTTCGCAAGACGGATAGTTGTGCCGGCTTGATCGGCGTCTCTGAGGCAAAGAGTTGGCGCTCGGTGCCGTTATGCCACGCCGCTGACGATGCGGGCGACGACGCGCGGTGACAGCCGCTGATGCGGGATACCGGCGCGAGCGCACGCCGCGTCGACGGCGCCGGGGGAGTCGGCATCGAACACCCCGTAGAGGACCTCGTCGGTGGGCACCGAGAGTGTCACCACCAGTCGGACGTGGCTGCCCTCGCCGGAGACCGCTGCCGTGGCGGCGTCGAGACGGGACACGATGTCGTCGACCGTGGTCTCCGCCAGGTCGGGCAGGTACCACTCCGCGAGGAAATTCGTCGCATTGCGCGTGTCGCCCATGTCCTGACGGTAGCCATCGTGGCGGCCGGACGAATCGGGTGTTTCCCTATGCTTGAACCCCGTCGCCGGGTTCCCGGATCGGCTCCGATGCTACGGGCTGGTATGTGATCGTTGTCACATGCACTCACGGTTCCGGGCGCCGATGCTCGCCGTCCTCGTGTTCGCCACCACGGTGATCCTGGCTGTCGCCACGGCATTGGGGGCGGCACTGGCCTACGGCGCGACCGCGCTGATCGTCCCGGGCACCGGAACGTCCGACTCCGACGCGATCGCGGGCTACCGGGAGAATGCCTGGAGCAGGTTCATCAGCCCCGAATGCGTGGGCGACTGCGCTGATCCGGCGCTGATCGGCATCCCCTATCCCGCATCGTTCTGGCCGTTCTCCTTCCTGCCGAGGTGGTGCGTGCCCGGACGCTGCGAGAAGTGGGACGTGTCCGTCGACGAGGGCATCGAGAACCTGGTGGCCGCGCTGGATCCGTTCCTGGATCCGGCGTCGCAGGAGGACGTGTTCATCTTCGGGTACTCGCAGGGCGGAGCGGTGGTCGCCACCGTGCTCGCCGACCTCGGCGAGCGCGGACTGTCCGATGCCGTGAAGAACCGGCTGAAGGTGGTGACGATCGGCAACATCGAGAATCCCGACGGCGGCCTGTGGCAGCGCCTGGCCTGGTTGCGCTACCTGCTCGGCGAGCCCGTCCCGATCCTGGATGTGTCCTTCGAGCCGGCCATGCCGATCGACACCGGAATCGGTTCCACCACAATCGGTTTCGAGTACGACCCGGTGGTCTACGCCCCTCTCTACTGGGGCAACCCGTTCGCGATCGCC contains:
- the rplA gene encoding 50S ribosomal protein L1 yields the protein MSKNSKAYKEAAEKVDRTRLYSPLEAAKLAKETSSKKQDATVEVAIRLGVDPRKADQMVRGTVNLPHGTGKTARVAVFAVGDKAEQAQAAGADIVGSDDLIEQIQGGMLDFDAAIATPDQMAKVGRIARILGPRGLMPNPKTGTVTPDVAKAVADIKGGKINFRVDKQANLHFVIGKASFDENKLAENYGAALDEVLRAKPSSSKGRYLKKVVVSTTTGPGIPVDPSVTRNFTEE